In Coleofasciculus sp. FACHB-T130, one genomic interval encodes:
- the def gene encoding peptide deformylase, whose translation MAEILPITQLGNPILRQQAQIIENVHSGQIQKLIDELITTVVQASGVGIAAPQVAQSYRLFIVASRPNPRYPTAPEMEPTAIINPRIIAHSDEVVKGWEGCLSIPGIRGLVPRYHAIDVEYTSRDGKLHRQQFTDFVARIFQHESDHLDGIVFADRLQSTQEIMTEQEYQQRIVQQQH comes from the coding sequence ATGGCTGAAATCCTGCCAATTACTCAACTGGGAAATCCCATCCTGCGCCAACAAGCTCAAATTATTGAAAATGTCCACTCTGGACAGATCCAAAAGCTGATTGATGAGCTAATTACAACCGTTGTTCAAGCAAGCGGTGTTGGCATTGCAGCACCCCAAGTAGCTCAATCTTATCGCTTGTTCATCGTCGCATCTCGTCCGAATCCTCGATATCCCACCGCTCCTGAGATGGAACCAACCGCTATAATAAATCCTCGCATCATTGCTCACTCTGATGAGGTAGTGAAAGGCTGGGAAGGGTGCCTCAGCATTCCAGGAATTCGAGGGTTGGTTCCCAGATATCACGCGATTGACGTGGAATACACCAGTCGGGATGGTAAATTGCATCGTCAACAGTTCACAGATTTTGTTGCCCGCATTTTTCAACACGAATCCGATCACCTGGATGGCATCGTGTTTGCGGATCGTTTACAAAGCACGCAAGAGATAATGACCGAACAGGAATATCAGCAACGAATTGTTCAACAGCAGCACTGA
- the argS gene encoding arginine--tRNA ligase has protein sequence MNSTLEQLKNRFEQALVAAFGSDYAGVDPMLVPASNAKFGDYQSNVAMSLTKKLSQPPRAIAQKIVEYIDVTDFCRPPEIAGPGFINLTLKPEYLEAQLSAIQADSRLGVSKAKHPQRVVVDFSSPNIAKEMHVGHLRSTIIGDCIARTLEFQNHDVLRLNHVGDWGTQFGMLIAYLREVCPEALTTANAIDLGDLVAFYRKAKQRFDEDEKFQETARQEVVKLQAGDEESRRAWQLLCEQSRREFQIIYDRLDVHLTERGESFYNPLLAGVVEDLDQLGLLVENNGAKCVFLEGFTNKEGEPLPMIVQKSDGGYNYATTDLAALRYRIEQDRAERIIYVTDAGQANHFTQVFQVAQRAGWIPDNVQLVHVPFGLVLGEGGKKLKTRSGETVRLRDLLDEAITSAREDLEARLKEEGREETEEFIAHVAEVVGISCVKYADLSQNRNSNYIFNSKKMVAREGNTATYLLYAYVRVQGISRKGDIDFEQLGMNAKILLQEETELVLAKHLLQLSEVLSDVEQDLLPNRLCQYLFELSQKFNQFYDQCQVLKAEEPVRTSRLVLCNVTARTLKLGLSLLGISVLERM, from the coding sequence ATGAACTCTACCCTTGAACAACTTAAAAATAGATTTGAGCAGGCTTTAGTTGCCGCTTTCGGCAGTGACTATGCTGGGGTAGACCCAATGTTAGTGCCTGCTAGCAATGCCAAGTTTGGCGATTATCAGTCTAATGTGGCAATGTCTTTAACTAAAAAGTTGAGTCAGCCACCACGAGCGATCGCCCAAAAAATCGTTGAGTATATAGATGTCACCGATTTCTGTCGTCCGCCAGAAATTGCGGGTCCTGGTTTTATCAATCTCACCCTGAAACCAGAATATTTGGAAGCGCAGCTAAGTGCTATTCAGGCAGACTCCCGATTGGGTGTCAGCAAGGCAAAACATCCCCAACGGGTAGTGGTGGATTTTTCTAGCCCTAATATTGCTAAAGAGATGCACGTTGGGCACTTGCGTTCAACGATCATTGGAGATTGCATTGCCCGAACTTTGGAATTTCAAAATCACGATGTCTTGCGCTTAAACCATGTGGGCGACTGGGGAACCCAGTTTGGAATGCTAATCGCCTACTTAAGAGAAGTTTGTCCAGAGGCTTTGACGACTGCTAATGCTATAGATTTGGGCGATTTAGTTGCTTTTTACCGCAAAGCAAAACAGCGGTTTGATGAGGATGAGAAGTTTCAAGAAACGGCCCGACAAGAAGTTGTCAAGTTGCAAGCGGGTGACGAAGAGTCTCGGCGGGCATGGCAGCTGCTGTGCGAACAGTCCCGGCGCGAGTTTCAGATTATCTACGATCGGCTTGATGTGCATCTAACAGAACGAGGGGAATCTTTCTATAACCCATTGCTAGCGGGAGTAGTGGAAGACCTCGACCAGTTGGGCTTGCTCGTGGAAAACAATGGGGCTAAATGCGTATTTCTGGAAGGGTTTACTAACAAAGAAGGTGAACCTTTGCCCATGATTGTCCAAAAGTCTGATGGAGGCTATAACTACGCCACTACTGATTTGGCAGCCTTACGCTACCGGATTGAACAAGATCGAGCTGAGCGGATAATCTACGTTACAGATGCTGGACAAGCAAATCACTTTACTCAGGTGTTTCAGGTAGCGCAACGAGCTGGCTGGATTCCAGATAATGTACAGTTGGTTCACGTCCCCTTTGGTTTGGTGTTGGGAGAAGGTGGCAAGAAGCTGAAAACGCGCTCTGGCGAAACGGTGCGGTTGCGGGATTTGCTAGATGAAGCGATCACATCTGCCCGTGAAGACTTGGAAGCAAGGCTCAAAGAAGAAGGGCGCGAGGAAACAGAAGAATTCATTGCCCACGTTGCTGAGGTAGTTGGCATTAGTTGTGTCAAGTATGCCGACTTGAGCCAAAACCGGAACAGCAACTATATCTTCAACTCTAAGAAGATGGTAGCTCGCGAGGGCAACACAGCAACTTACTTACTCTATGCCTATGTACGAGTACAGGGAATTAGCCGCAAAGGCGATATTGACTTTGAGCAGTTGGGAATGAATGCCAAAATTCTGTTGCAGGAAGAAACAGAATTAGTGTTAGCGAAGCATTTACTACAACTGAGCGAAGTTCTCAGTGACGTTGAGCAAGATTTACTACCCAATCGCCTTTGTCAATATCTATTTGAACTGAGCCAAAAGTTTAATCAGTTCTATGACCAGTGTCAGGTGCTTAAAGCTGAGGAACCCGTGCGGACATCTCGGTTGGTTTTGTGCAATGTAACAGCGCGAACTTTGAAATTAGGATTATCCCTACTTGGCATTTCTGTGCTAGAGCGTATGTAG